In a genomic window of Mycolicibacillus parakoreensis:
- the sdhC gene encoding succinate dehydrogenase, cytochrome b556 subunit — MTTAASVDPVAPGSRARSRRARRTLYRGDPGMWSWLLHRITGATIFFFLFVHVLDTAVVRVSPQAYNEVIETYKTPLVGLMELGLIAAVLYHGLNGVRVILIDFWEQGPRYQRLMLWVIAIVWLLVMVPATVVIGIHMTGYFS, encoded by the coding sequence ATGACGACAGCGGCATCCGTGGATCCGGTAGCACCGGGCTCGCGGGCGCGTTCACGACGGGCTCGCCGCACGCTGTATCGGGGCGACCCGGGCATGTGGTCCTGGCTGCTGCACCGCATCACCGGCGCGACCATCTTCTTCTTCCTGTTCGTCCACGTGCTCGACACCGCCGTGGTGCGGGTGAGCCCGCAGGCCTACAACGAGGTCATCGAGACCTACAAGACGCCGCTGGTCGGGTTGATGGAACTCGGGCTGATCGCCGCGGTGCTCTACCACGGGCTCAACGGGGTGCGGGTGATCCTCATCGACTTCTGGGAGCAGGGACCGCGCTACCAGCGGCTGATGCTCTGGGTGATCGCGATCGTCTGGCTTTTGGTCATGGTTCCGGCGACCGTGGTGATCGGCATTCACATGACGGGGTACTTCTCATGA
- a CDS encoding succinate dehydrogenase hydrophobic membrane anchor subunit, which yields MSAPDLQLGRGDTAPVIQSNFDSPASFGTPRAPRRHTGMVNFEKYTWLFMRFSGVGLIFLVLGHLFIMLMWEDGVYRIDFNFIAQRWASPFWQMWDLLLLWLAQLHGANGMRTIIGDYTRKNSTRFWLNSLLLVSMVFTLLLGTYVLVTFDANIS from the coding sequence ATGAGCGCACCGGACCTGCAACTGGGCCGCGGCGACACCGCACCGGTGATCCAGAGCAACTTCGACAGCCCCGCCAGCTTCGGCACCCCCCGCGCCCCGCGCCGGCACACCGGGATGGTCAACTTCGAGAAGTACACCTGGCTGTTCATGCGGTTCTCCGGGGTCGGTCTGATCTTCCTGGTGCTCGGCCACCTGTTCATCATGTTGATGTGGGAGGACGGGGTCTACCGCATCGACTTCAACTTCATCGCGCAGCGCTGGGCCTCGCCGTTCTGGCAGATGTGGGACCTGCTGCTGCTGTGGCTGGCACAACTGCACGGCGCCAACGGGATGCGCACCATCATCGGTGACTACACCCGCAAGAACTCGACCCGCTTCTGGCTGAACAGCCTGCTGCTGGTGTCGATGGTGTTCACGCTGCTGTTGGGCACCTACGTGCTGGTGACCTTCGACGCCAACATCTCCTAA